In one window of Caenimonas aquaedulcis DNA:
- a CDS encoding isocitrate lyase/PEP mutase family protein: MPHDVTAARASFRALHQSGCFVLPNPWDVGSARMLAHLGFSALASTSAGYAWTIGLPDNQVTRDGVLEHLAQLCRATDLPVNADYESGFAEEPEGVAANVRLAIDTGVAGLSIEDRDGTPTGLYDIAFATERIRAARRAIDDSGQNVILVARTEGLLVDPSALTPAIDKLVAFAQAGADCLYAPGVMAKADIVAMVRAVAPKPVNVVISKPGTRVADFAEMGVRRISIGGALARAAWAGALDAARTLREGSFDGFAGATPSRELNGMFAPFA, encoded by the coding sequence ATGCCGCACGATGTCACCGCCGCCCGCGCGTCGTTTCGCGCCCTGCACCAATCCGGCTGCTTCGTGCTGCCCAACCCCTGGGACGTGGGCAGCGCGCGGATGCTGGCGCACCTGGGCTTCTCCGCGCTGGCATCGACGAGCGCGGGCTACGCGTGGACCATCGGCCTGCCGGACAACCAGGTGACCCGGGACGGCGTGCTGGAGCACCTCGCGCAGCTGTGCCGCGCCACGGACCTGCCCGTCAATGCCGACTACGAGTCCGGTTTCGCCGAGGAACCCGAAGGCGTGGCGGCCAACGTCCGGCTCGCGATCGACACCGGCGTGGCCGGCCTGTCGATCGAGGACCGGGACGGCACGCCCACGGGCCTCTACGACATCGCCTTCGCCACCGAGCGCATCCGCGCCGCGCGCCGCGCCATCGACGACAGCGGGCAAAACGTCATCCTCGTCGCGCGTACCGAGGGCCTGCTGGTCGATCCGTCCGCGCTCACTCCCGCCATCGACAAGCTGGTCGCCTTCGCGCAGGCCGGCGCGGACTGCCTCTATGCACCCGGCGTGATGGCGAAGGCGGACATCGTCGCGATGGTGCGCGCGGTCGCGCCCAAGCCGGTCAACGTGGTGATCTCCAAACCCGGCACGCGCGTGGCGGACTTCGCGGAGATGGGCGTGCGGCGCATCAGCATCGGGGGGGCGCTGGCGCGCGCCGCGTGGGCTGGCGCGCTGGACGCGGCCAGGACGCTGCGGGAAGGCTCCTTCGACGGATTCGCCGGCGCGACGCCGAGCCGCGAGCTCAACGGGATGTTCGCGCCGTTCGCCTGA
- a CDS encoding tartrate dehydrogenase, producing MKTYRIACIPGDGIGKEVVPAGQKALQALADSGADFRFEFTSFDWGGDYYRAYGKMMPDDGLEPLRKMDAILFGSAGDPHIPDHITLWGLRLKICQGFDQYANVRPTRILPGIDAPLKRCTAKDLDWVIVRENSEGEYAGVGGRAHQGHPIEVATDVSMMTRAGVERIMRFAFKLAQSRPRKLLTVVTKSNAQRHAMVMWDEIALQVSKEFPDVKWDKELVDACTARMVNRPASLDTLVATNLHADILSDLAAALAGSLGIAPTGNIDPERRYPSMFEPIHGSAFDIMGKGLANPVGTFWSCVMLLEHLGENDAAARLMRVIESVTADKGLHTGDLGGQATTAMVTDAVCQRLKS from the coding sequence ATGAAGACATACAGGATCGCCTGCATCCCGGGCGACGGGATCGGCAAGGAAGTGGTGCCCGCCGGGCAGAAGGCGCTGCAGGCGCTGGCGGACTCGGGCGCGGATTTCCGCTTCGAGTTCACGTCCTTCGACTGGGGCGGCGACTACTATCGCGCGTACGGCAAGATGATGCCGGACGATGGCCTGGAGCCGCTGCGCAAGATGGACGCGATCCTGTTCGGCTCGGCGGGCGATCCGCACATCCCCGACCACATCACGCTGTGGGGCCTGCGCCTGAAGATCTGCCAGGGTTTCGACCAGTACGCCAACGTGCGCCCCACGCGCATCCTGCCCGGCATCGACGCGCCGCTCAAGCGCTGCACCGCGAAAGACCTGGACTGGGTGATCGTGCGCGAGAACTCGGAAGGCGAATACGCCGGCGTCGGCGGCCGCGCGCATCAAGGCCACCCGATCGAGGTGGCGACCGACGTCAGCATGATGACCCGCGCGGGCGTCGAGCGCATCATGCGCTTCGCCTTCAAGCTCGCGCAGTCGCGTCCCCGCAAGCTGCTCACGGTGGTGACCAAGTCCAACGCCCAGCGCCACGCGATGGTGATGTGGGACGAGATCGCCCTGCAGGTGAGCAAGGAGTTCCCGGACGTGAAGTGGGACAAGGAACTCGTGGACGCGTGCACGGCGCGCATGGTCAACCGCCCCGCGTCGCTCGACACGCTGGTGGCCACCAACCTGCACGCGGACATCCTGAGCGACCTCGCGGCGGCGCTCGCCGGCAGCCTGGGCATCGCGCCCACCGGCAACATCGACCCGGAGCGCCGCTACCCGAGCATGTTCGAGCCGATCCACGGCTCCGCCTTCGACATCATGGGCAAGGGCCTCGCCAACCCCGTGGGCACCTTCTGGAGCTGCGTCATGCTGCTCGAGCACCTGGGGGAAAACGATGCGGCCGCGCGGCTCATGCGCGTGATCGAATCGGTCACGGCGGACAAGGGCCTGCACACCGGCGACCTCGGCGGCCAGGCGACCACGGCCATGGTGACGGACGCCGTGTGTCAGCGATTGAAGTCGTAA
- a CDS encoding RNB domain-containing ribonuclease → MAPIDLKQIAESAMRTRGLLPTFTPQAVREAETARPAPADSTAPVRDLRAMPWFSVDNDDTRDLDQLSVAQALPGGATRLLVAIADVDALVRPDGAVNAHAATNTTSVYTAAGVFPMLPEILSTDLTSLHEGEERLAVVVDLQVQPDGTVASSEVYRACVLNQAKLTYDAVSAWLDGTGPAPAHLARVRGLEEQLRMHDAVATQLRQWRQQRGALNVKTASSRPVFEQGELVDLRPDEKNRAKDLIADLMIAANGATARFLAQQQFPSLRRLLQAPRRWDRLVALAAGQGVQLPAAPDPVALDAFLQARRAADPEGFADLSLSVVKMLGSGEYAATAPGAAGPGHFGLAVADYAHSTAPNRRYPDLVTQRLLKAALARRPPPYSAETLAAIASHCTLQEDNAAKVERQVLKAAAAFLLQHRIGERFDAIVTGAAPKGTFVRIARPMVEGRVVRGFEGLDVGDTARVRLVAVDAAQGYIDFERA, encoded by the coding sequence ATGGCTCCCATCGACCTGAAACAGATCGCCGAGTCGGCGATGCGCACGCGTGGCCTGCTGCCGACCTTCACGCCGCAGGCCGTGCGCGAGGCGGAAACGGCGCGCCCCGCGCCCGCGGATTCCACCGCGCCGGTGCGCGACCTGCGCGCGATGCCCTGGTTTTCCGTCGACAACGACGACACACGCGACCTCGACCAGCTGAGCGTGGCGCAGGCCCTGCCCGGCGGCGCGACGCGCCTGCTGGTCGCCATCGCCGACGTCGATGCGCTGGTGCGGCCCGACGGCGCGGTGAACGCGCACGCCGCGACCAACACGACCTCCGTGTACACCGCCGCCGGCGTGTTCCCGATGCTGCCGGAGATCCTCTCCACCGACCTCACCTCCCTGCACGAAGGCGAGGAGCGGCTCGCGGTCGTCGTGGACCTCCAGGTGCAGCCGGACGGGACCGTGGCGTCGTCGGAGGTGTACCGCGCCTGCGTCCTCAACCAGGCCAAGCTCACCTACGACGCGGTGTCCGCCTGGCTCGACGGCACGGGGCCCGCGCCCGCGCATCTCGCGCGCGTGCGGGGGCTGGAGGAGCAGCTGCGCATGCACGATGCAGTCGCCACGCAACTGCGGCAATGGCGCCAGCAGCGCGGCGCGCTCAACGTCAAGACCGCCTCATCGCGCCCGGTGTTCGAGCAGGGCGAGCTGGTGGACCTGCGCCCCGACGAGAAGAACCGCGCAAAAGACCTGATCGCGGACCTGATGATCGCGGCCAATGGTGCGACCGCGCGCTTCCTCGCGCAGCAGCAGTTTCCTTCGCTGCGCCGCCTGTTGCAGGCGCCGCGCCGCTGGGACCGCCTCGTCGCCCTGGCGGCGGGCCAGGGCGTGCAGCTGCCCGCGGCGCCGGACCCCGTGGCGCTCGACGCGTTCCTCCAGGCGCGGCGCGCGGCGGACCCGGAAGGGTTCGCCGACCTGTCGCTCTCGGTGGTGAAGATGCTCGGGTCGGGCGAGTACGCGGCTACCGCGCCGGGCGCCGCCGGGCCCGGCCACTTCGGCCTGGCCGTGGCGGACTATGCGCACTCCACCGCGCCCAACCGCCGCTATCCGGACCTGGTGACGCAGCGCCTGCTCAAGGCCGCGCTCGCGAGACGGCCGCCGCCCTATTCCGCCGAGACGCTGGCGGCGATCGCGAGCCATTGCACGCTGCAGGAGGACAACGCGGCCAAGGTCGAACGCCAGGTGCTCAAGGCCGCGGCTGCGTTCCTTCTCCAACACCGCATCGGCGAGCGCTTCGACGCGATCGTCACCGGCGCGGCGCCCAAGGGCACCTTCGTGCGGATCGCGCGGCCCATGGTCGAAGGCCGCGTGGTGCGCGGCTTCGAAGGGCTCGACGTCGGCGACACGGCGCGCGTGCGTCTGGTGGCGGTCGATGCGGCGCAGGGCTACATCGACTTCGAGCGCGCCTAG
- a CDS encoding DUF5985 family protein, translated as MEQILTGGIVAGSFVAGLFFFRFWRTTRDGFFLYFAGSFWIEGINRLALGLLPEASELSPVFYGLRVVAYGLIIVAIWQKNRPRA; from the coding sequence ATGGAACAGATACTCACCGGCGGCATCGTCGCGGGCTCGTTCGTCGCGGGCCTGTTCTTCTTCCGCTTCTGGCGCACGACGCGCGACGGCTTCTTCCTCTACTTCGCGGGCTCGTTCTGGATCGAGGGCATCAACCGGCTCGCGCTGGGCCTGCTGCCCGAGGCGAGCGAACTCAGCCCGGTGTTCTACGGCCTGCGGGTGGTGGCTTACGGATTGATCATCGTGGCCATCTGGCAGAAGAACCGGCCGCGGGCCTGA
- a CDS encoding tripartite tricarboxylate transporter substrate binding protein, which yields MKKFIGALALAALAPFAHAQSVPCPEKNVNYWQAFPPGGESDLSARHQQVVLRKKCANIDTIIQYKAGAGGALMWSQMNQLPGDGLNVVGVNLPHIVFQPIEGQVQYKTADVTPVYWFHFTPDILVVPSSSPIKTFQDFVKAAKASPGKLSLGGSGQFSANHAAHERLDAAFGIQTLYVPFKGTGDMATSVMGAQVDGAMTYTPFAITNRERIRPLAVAMDRRHPLMPDVPTFKELGVDWVDGAYRGIGVPKSTSPEARKRLSDLWRGLNNDAEMKELAAKNGFELVNVGVEEMDGFMAGKTKLYTEGAARMGLGKK from the coding sequence ATGAAAAAGTTCATCGGCGCCCTCGCGCTCGCGGCCCTCGCGCCCTTCGCCCACGCGCAATCCGTGCCCTGCCCGGAGAAGAACGTCAACTACTGGCAGGCCTTCCCGCCCGGCGGCGAGTCCGACCTGTCGGCGCGCCACCAGCAGGTCGTGCTGCGCAAGAAGTGCGCGAACATCGACACCATCATCCAGTACAAGGCGGGCGCCGGCGGCGCCCTGATGTGGTCGCAGATGAACCAGCTGCCGGGCGACGGCCTGAACGTGGTGGGCGTGAACCTGCCGCACATCGTCTTCCAGCCGATCGAAGGCCAGGTGCAATACAAGACGGCGGACGTGACGCCGGTGTACTGGTTCCACTTCACGCCGGACATCCTCGTGGTGCCCTCGTCCAGCCCGATCAAGACCTTCCAGGACTTCGTGAAGGCCGCGAAGGCGAGCCCGGGCAAGCTGAGCCTGGGTGGCTCGGGCCAGTTCTCCGCCAACCATGCGGCGCACGAGCGGCTCGACGCCGCCTTCGGCATCCAGACGCTGTACGTCCCCTTCAAGGGCACGGGTGACATGGCGACGTCCGTGATGGGCGCGCAGGTCGACGGCGCGATGACGTACACGCCTTTCGCCATCACGAACCGGGAGCGCATCCGCCCGCTCGCGGTGGCGATGGACAGGCGCCACCCGCTGATGCCCGACGTGCCGACCTTCAAGGAGCTCGGCGTCGACTGGGTCGACGGCGCCTACCGCGGCATCGGCGTGCCGAAGTCCACCTCGCCCGAAGCGCGCAAGCGCCTGTCGGACCTGTGGCGCGGCCTGAACAACGACGCCGAGATGAAGGAGCTCGCGGCGAAGAACGGCTTCGAGCTGGTGAACGTCGGCGTCGAGGAGATGGATGGCTTCATGGCCGGCAAGACGAAGCTCTACACCGAAGGCGCCGCGCGCATGGGGCTGGGCAAGAAGTAG
- a CDS encoding PAS domain-containing hybrid sensor histidine kinase/response regulator: MEPDIERAAGEVQGTDRFRLLVDSVVDYGIFMLDPAGNVASWNTGAERIKGYTRAEVIGRHFSMFYTQEARDRGWPEHELRAATREGRFEDEGWRVRKDGSQFWANVVITALHDRAGGLAGFGKVTRDLTERRQHEEAMRESEERLRLLVEGVRDYAIFMLSPDGMVESWNSGAELLIGYRAGEIIGSHFSRFYRPEDAAAGQPAAELETALRVGRAEGEGWRIRKDGSAFWANVAVSPVRDAHGVLRGFAKVTRDMSDRRRLEQLENSSRRMNEFLAMLAHELRNPLAPIRNAVTVLQLEPSPSPIVRSSRDMIDRQLTHMTRLVDDLLDVGRLTSGKVRLKKERILYNQVVARAVEGVRPLMDARHHEFHARVPSADIHVMADATRLTQVIQNLLTNAAKYTPAAGRIELEASVDNGVLTTRVTDNGAGLSEPAREQIFELFFQGAEQGQSKESGLGIGLTLAKSLVEMHGGSMQAKSPGPGLGSTFSFTIPNATMEGRGGADGGAGSARVLIIDDNRDAADSLAEILRLMGCSVKTAYDGPTGIARAKEYAPHAALVDLGMPDMNGFEVLKALRVDSPRLLVAAVTGYGNEEDKQRTTAAGFDLHFVKPVDFATLQALVGRLVP; the protein is encoded by the coding sequence ATGGAGCCTGATATTGAGCGCGCCGCAGGCGAGGTGCAGGGTACGGATCGTTTTCGCCTGCTGGTCGATTCGGTGGTCGACTACGGCATCTTCATGCTCGATCCGGCCGGCAACGTCGCTTCGTGGAACACCGGCGCCGAGCGCATCAAGGGCTATACGCGTGCGGAAGTCATCGGCCGGCACTTCTCGATGTTCTATACGCAGGAGGCGCGCGACCGCGGCTGGCCAGAACACGAGCTGCGCGCGGCGACGCGCGAGGGCCGCTTCGAAGACGAGGGCTGGCGTGTCCGCAAGGACGGCTCGCAGTTCTGGGCGAATGTCGTCATCACCGCGCTGCACGACAGGGCCGGCGGGCTCGCGGGCTTCGGCAAGGTCACGCGGGACCTGACCGAGCGGCGCCAGCACGAGGAGGCGATGCGCGAAAGCGAGGAGCGCCTGCGGCTGCTCGTGGAAGGCGTGCGCGACTACGCGATCTTCATGCTGAGCCCGGACGGCATGGTGGAGAGCTGGAACTCGGGCGCCGAACTCCTCATCGGCTACCGCGCGGGCGAGATCATCGGCTCGCACTTCAGCCGCTTCTACCGGCCGGAGGACGCGGCCGCCGGCCAGCCGGCGGCGGAACTGGAAACCGCCTTGCGGGTGGGCCGCGCGGAAGGGGAGGGCTGGCGCATCCGCAAGGACGGAAGCGCCTTCTGGGCCAACGTGGCGGTGTCCCCCGTGCGCGACGCCCATGGCGTGCTGCGCGGCTTCGCCAAGGTGACGCGCGACATGAGCGACCGGCGGCGCCTGGAGCAGCTGGAGAATTCCAGCCGCCGCATGAACGAGTTCCTCGCGATGCTCGCGCACGAGCTGCGCAACCCGCTGGCGCCCATCCGCAATGCGGTGACGGTGCTGCAGCTGGAACCTTCGCCCAGCCCCATCGTGCGCAGCAGCCGCGACATGATCGACCGTCAGCTCACGCACATGACGCGCCTGGTGGACGACCTGCTAGACGTCGGCCGGCTCACCAGCGGCAAGGTGCGGCTGAAGAAGGAGCGGATCCTCTACAACCAGGTCGTGGCTCGCGCGGTGGAAGGCGTGCGCCCGCTCATGGATGCGCGCCACCACGAGTTCCACGCCCGCGTGCCTTCCGCCGACATCCACGTGATGGCGGACGCCACGCGGCTCACGCAGGTGATCCAGAACCTGCTCACCAACGCCGCGAAGTACACGCCCGCCGCCGGCCGCATCGAGCTGGAAGCCTCGGTGGACAACGGCGTGCTGACCACGCGCGTCACCGACAACGGGGCGGGCCTGAGCGAGCCGGCGCGCGAGCAGATCTTCGAGCTCTTCTTCCAGGGCGCGGAACAGGGGCAATCGAAGGAAAGCGGGCTGGGCATCGGCCTCACGCTGGCCAAGTCGCTGGTGGAGATGCACGGCGGGTCGATGCAGGCCAAAAGCCCCGGCCCCGGGTTGGGCAGCACCTTCAGCTTCACCATTCCCAACGCCACGATGGAAGGCCGTGGCGGCGCGGACGGCGGCGCGGGGAGCGCGCGCGTGCTCATCATCGACGACAACCGCGACGCCGCGGACAGCCTCGCGGAAATCCTGCGGCTGATGGGTTGCTCCGTCAAGACGGCCTATGACGGCCCGACCGGGATCGCACGCGCCAAGGAATACGCGCCCCACGCGGCGCTGGTCGACCTGGGCATGCCGGACATGAACGGCTTCGAAGTGCTGAAGGCGCTGCGGGTCGATTCGCCGCGCCTGCTGGTGGCGGCGGTGACCGGCTACGGCAACGAGGAAGACAAGCAGCGGACGACCGCGGCCGGCTTCGACCTGCACTTCGTGAAGCCGGTGGACTTCGCGACGCTGCAGGCGCTGGTGGGCCGGCTCGTGCCTTGA
- a CDS encoding metallophosphoesterase family protein, whose amino-acid sequence MGQSANSNTVRFAAIGDIHVTKDSAGSLRALFAQAGAAADALLLCGDLTDYGTAEEAQVLVDELSVVKIPIVAVLGNHDYESGTPEVVTAALTRAGVRVLDGEACEIEGVGIAGVKGFAGGFGRGSLGAWGEPAIKVFVQEALNEVRKLESALAKLRTPRRIAMLHYSPIVGTVEGEPVEIYPFLGSSRLEEPLLRYPVDAVFHGHAHRGTMEGRTINGVPVFNVAKPLLQRSRPDVPPFRLFEVARELAESPVEA is encoded by the coding sequence ATGGGCCAGTCCGCCAACTCCAATACCGTCCGCTTCGCCGCCATCGGCGACATCCATGTCACCAAGGATTCCGCCGGTTCCCTGCGCGCCCTCTTCGCGCAGGCGGGCGCCGCCGCGGATGCACTGCTGCTCTGCGGCGACCTCACCGACTACGGCACGGCCGAAGAGGCGCAGGTGCTCGTCGACGAACTCAGTGTGGTGAAGATTCCCATCGTCGCCGTGCTCGGGAACCACGATTACGAATCGGGCACGCCCGAGGTCGTGACCGCGGCGCTCACGCGCGCCGGCGTGCGCGTGCTCGATGGCGAGGCGTGCGAGATCGAGGGCGTGGGCATCGCCGGCGTGAAGGGCTTCGCGGGCGGCTTCGGGCGCGGCTCGCTCGGCGCGTGGGGCGAGCCGGCGATCAAGGTCTTCGTGCAGGAAGCGCTCAACGAGGTGCGCAAACTCGAGTCGGCGCTCGCCAAGCTGCGCACGCCGCGGCGCATCGCCATGCTGCATTACTCCCCCATCGTAGGGACGGTGGAGGGCGAGCCGGTGGAGATCTATCCCTTCCTCGGCTCGAGCCGGCTGGAGGAGCCCCTGCTGCGCTATCCCGTCGACGCCGTCTTCCACGGCCATGCGCATCGGGGCACGATGGAAGGCCGCACGATCAACGGCGTGCCGGTCTTCAATGTCGCCAAGCCGCTGCTGCAACGCAGCCGCCCGGACGTGCCGCCCTTCCGCCTGTTCGAAGTGGCGCGCGAGCTCGCGGAGAGCCCGGTCGAGGCTTGA
- a CDS encoding LysR family transcriptional regulator, whose protein sequence is MSRNTSSQDMQFFAQLIRCASLAALARELQVTPAAVSKRLTSLEARLGVPLLNRTTRRLSLTEQGRTYLDSARRILEEIEAVESGLQAARAQPAGLLRVNATLGFGRMQVAPAIASFSRKYPRVEVQLQLTASPPPIVDEAYDVGIRFGEPPDSRLVARMLAPNRRLLCASAAYLARAGTPRNPQELARHNFISIRQADDAQGLLRLTSGRRTETVKAHGNLSTNDGEVAVGWALAGLGVVLRAEWDVARYLRSGRLQPVLENWQTPPADIHAVYPLQHAKTMRVQAFVEHLSRYFAG, encoded by the coding sequence ATGAGCCGCAACACCTCCTCCCAGGACATGCAGTTCTTCGCGCAGCTCATCCGTTGCGCGAGCCTGGCCGCGCTGGCGCGCGAGCTGCAGGTGACGCCCGCCGCGGTGAGCAAGCGCCTCACCTCGCTGGAGGCGCGCCTGGGCGTGCCGCTGCTCAACCGCACCACACGGCGGCTGTCGCTCACCGAGCAGGGCCGCACCTACCTCGACAGCGCGCGGCGGATCCTTGAGGAAATCGAGGCGGTGGAAAGCGGCCTGCAGGCGGCGCGCGCGCAGCCCGCGGGTTTGCTGCGCGTGAACGCGACCCTGGGCTTCGGCCGCATGCAGGTCGCGCCGGCGATCGCGAGCTTCTCGCGCAAGTACCCGCGCGTGGAAGTGCAGCTGCAGCTGACCGCCAGCCCGCCGCCGATCGTGGACGAGGCCTACGACGTGGGCATCCGCTTCGGCGAGCCGCCGGACTCGCGCCTCGTCGCGCGGATGCTCGCCCCCAACCGGCGCCTGCTGTGCGCGTCGGCCGCCTACCTCGCGCGCGCCGGCACGCCGCGCAACCCCCAGGAGCTCGCACGCCACAACTTCATCTCGATCCGGCAGGCGGACGATGCGCAGGGCCTGCTGCGGCTCACGAGCGGCCGGCGCACCGAGACGGTGAAGGCGCACGGCAACCTGAGCACCAACGACGGCGAAGTCGCCGTCGGCTGGGCGCTGGCCGGGCTGGGCGTCGTGCTGCGCGCCGAGTGGGACGTCGCGCGCTACCTGCGCAGCGGGCGGCTACAGCCAGTGCTGGAGAACTGGCAGACGCCGCCGGCGGACATCCATGCGGTGTATCCCCTGCAGCACGCGAAGACCATGCGCGTGCAGGCCTTCGTCGAGCACCTGTCGCGCTACTTCGCGGGCTGA
- a CDS encoding DUF5985 family protein → MAAIIYSLCALTSLACFVFLWRTWRLGGHRLLFWSALCFALLTVNNVVLVVDKVMLPDADLKLWRLAVGFAAVMLLVVGLVWEED, encoded by the coding sequence ATGGCGGCCATCATTTATTCGCTGTGCGCGCTCACCAGCCTGGCCTGCTTCGTCTTCCTGTGGCGCACCTGGCGGCTCGGCGGGCACCGGCTCCTCTTCTGGAGCGCGCTGTGTTTCGCGCTGCTCACCGTCAACAACGTCGTGCTGGTCGTGGACAAGGTCATGCTGCCGGATGCGGACCTCAAGCTGTGGCGGCTGGCCGTCGGCTTCGCGGCCGTGATGCTGCTCGTCGTCGGGCTGGTGTGGGAGGAAGACTGA
- a CDS encoding nucleotidyltransferase — protein sequence MTSPSNAVLAPSLEEEVHPDTAAFYRRALQSLTDAGVPFLVGGAFAHACFTGIRRPTKDLDLFIQRADYDRVAALMQAEGWRAELTYPHWLAKVYAGEDFIDLIFNSGNGVTPVDDRWFRHNPMADVLGVPVRIANMEDSFLSKAFIMERERYDGADIAHTLQANAEQLDWQGLVERFGSNWRVLLAHLTLFGYIYPGERHRIPKWVMDKLIDRLTAETMMPPEEDPHVCAGTLLSREQYLHDVERLGYVDGRLTPASTMTPRDVTVWTEAIPARQAPQ from the coding sequence ATGACCTCTCCCTCCAACGCCGTCCTCGCGCCGTCCCTCGAAGAAGAGGTTCACCCCGACACCGCCGCGTTCTACCGGCGCGCGCTGCAGTCGCTCACGGATGCGGGCGTGCCCTTCCTGGTGGGCGGCGCGTTCGCGCACGCCTGCTTCACCGGCATCCGCCGGCCCACCAAGGACCTCGACCTGTTCATCCAGCGCGCCGACTACGACCGTGTCGCGGCGCTCATGCAGGCCGAAGGCTGGCGGGCCGAGCTCACCTATCCGCACTGGCTCGCCAAGGTGTATGCGGGCGAGGACTTCATCGACCTGATCTTCAACTCGGGCAACGGCGTGACGCCGGTGGACGACCGGTGGTTCCGCCACAACCCGATGGCCGACGTGCTGGGCGTGCCGGTGCGCATCGCCAACATGGAAGACAGCTTCCTGTCCAAGGCCTTCATCATGGAGCGCGAGCGCTACGACGGCGCGGACATCGCGCACACGCTGCAGGCCAACGCCGAGCAGCTCGACTGGCAGGGGCTCGTCGAGCGCTTCGGCTCGAACTGGCGCGTGCTGCTCGCGCACCTCACGCTCTTCGGCTACATCTACCCCGGCGAGCGCCACCGCATCCCGAAATGGGTGATGGACAAGCTGATCGACCGGCTCACGGCGGAGACCATGATGCCGCCCGAGGAGGATCCGCACGTCTGCGCCGGCACGCTGCTGTCGCGCGAGCAATACCTGCACGACGTGGAACGGCTGGGCTACGTGGACGGCCGGCTCACGCCCGCGAGCACCATGACGCCGCGCGACGTGACGGTGTGGACGGAGGCGATCCCCGCGCGGCAGGCACCACAATAG
- a CDS encoding DUF3820 family protein: MHDSEQLLRLLRTEMPYGKYKGTPIADLPGNYLNWFAREGFPPGDLGRLLALMHEIDHNGLQDLLKPLRASRRDA; encoded by the coding sequence ATGCACGACTCCGAGCAACTGCTGCGCCTGCTGCGCACCGAGATGCCCTACGGCAAGTACAAGGGCACGCCGATCGCCGATCTCCCGGGCAACTACCTGAACTGGTTCGCGCGCGAGGGCTTTCCCCCGGGCGACCTCGGCCGCCTGCTGGCGCTGATGCACGAGATCGACCACAACGGGCTGCAGGACCTGCTCAAGCCGCTGCGTGCCTCCCGCCGCGATGCCTGA
- a CDS encoding acetamidase/formamidase family protein has translation MHHHLKSSPESVHWGWFDAALPHAITIDSGDSVTIEALSGGPANLPGEGFHVPPELLHVHEKSQRRLPGHILTGPVGVRGAMPGDVLEVRILDVRLRQDWGYTFVRPLAGALPGEIDAFEQIITRLDGERNVGTLPWGLEIPLRPFFGVMGVSPPKAWGSISSIQPRAHGGNLDNKELIPGATLYLPVFNEGAGFSVGDGHAVQGDGEVCTTAIETALTGTFEIHLRKDLRLDYPAAETPTHLVTMGMDPDLDTAAKDALRRMVDRLVQETGLSRPRALMLMSLVADVRVSQLVNEHKGIHVMCPKSALSPQPAK, from the coding sequence ATGCATCACCACCTGAAGTCTTCCCCCGAGTCGGTCCACTGGGGTTGGTTCGACGCGGCGCTGCCGCACGCCATCACCATCGACAGCGGCGACAGCGTCACGATCGAGGCGCTGTCCGGCGGCCCCGCGAACCTGCCGGGCGAGGGCTTCCACGTGCCGCCGGAACTTCTGCACGTGCACGAGAAATCGCAGCGGCGCTTGCCCGGCCACATCCTCACCGGTCCCGTCGGCGTTCGCGGCGCGATGCCGGGCGACGTGCTGGAAGTGCGCATCCTCGACGTGCGGCTGCGCCAGGACTGGGGCTATACCTTCGTGCGTCCGCTCGCGGGCGCGCTGCCGGGCGAGATCGACGCGTTCGAGCAGATCATCACGCGCCTGGACGGCGAGCGGAACGTGGGCACGCTGCCCTGGGGCCTCGAGATTCCCTTGCGTCCCTTCTTCGGCGTGATGGGTGTGTCGCCGCCGAAGGCCTGGGGCTCGATCTCCTCGATCCAGCCGCGCGCGCACGGCGGCAACCTGGACAACAAGGAGCTCATCCCCGGCGCCACGCTGTACCTGCCCGTGTTCAACGAAGGCGCGGGTTTCTCCGTGGGCGACGGCCATGCGGTGCAGGGCGACGGCGAGGTGTGCACGACGGCCATCGAGACCGCCCTCACCGGCACCTTCGAGATCCACCTGCGCAAGGACCTGCGCCTCGACTACCCGGCCGCGGAGACGCCCACGCATCTCGTCACCATGGGCATGGACCCGGACCTCGACACTGCAGCGAAGGACGCACTGCGCCGCATGGTCGATCGCCTGGTGCAGGAGACGGGCCTGTCGCGCCCGCGCGCCCTGATGCTGATGAGCCTGGTCGCGGACGTGCGCGTCTCGCAACTTGTCAACGAGCACAAGGGCATCCACGTCATGTGCCCGAAGTCGGCGCTCTCGCCTCAGCCCGCGAAGTAG